Below is a genomic region from Spirosoma radiotolerans.
TCCTGAGCCAGGGTTAGCAGATAGGTTTGCCACTTTCTTTACGGTGAGATTGAGTTGAACGGTAGTTGCAGTAGAGGTTTTCATGGCTTATTTTGGTTGAGGTTTGGATTTGTTTGCGTTGATGTTCGAAAGTTGCACCATCCATCCCGCTTGCCCTAAAATATTATACGAAGCCAGTCTTTCTCCATACAAAACCCTACTTAGCTGCTTATGCATCGCCTGATAACGTGGCTGAAAGCCAACCGAAAGACTCTCCTCATTCATACATCGGTCTGGGCCATCTACCTGCTGATCAACAATCTTTTGTTGTTTTCGTGGAGTCTCCAGCGTGCTTTTATCGTGCAAATGCCCTTTACGTATGGGTTGGTTGCCATTTTATTCTACACGAATATTTACGCCATTATCGACCCCTGCATTCAGCGAAAGCAATACGTTCGTTTAGTGCTTTACACACTCCTGCTGATTGGCGGATATGTGGCCATACGGTTTTGGCTGTTTTATACGCTGATGCCTGCCTTGGGGATCAAAACAATCTACACAAAATCATTCATCGTTTATGACCGCTTCATTCCCGATTCGCTGTGGCTGGCCATGCAATACATCATGTTTAGTTACGGCTACTGGTTCGCGATGTATTCGATTGGGCTGGAGCGCGAGAAGCGGTTCAATGAAAAGCGAATTGCTGCCCTTCAGGCCGAAAAAGCGCAATCGGAACTGGCTTTTCTGCAGGCGCAGCTTAACCCGCATTTCCTCTACAATACGCTCAATTTTTTCTTTGCCGATGCGCTCATGGTGTCGCCCCGGCTGGCCGACTCCATCATGGCCCTGTCGCAGATGATGCGAAGTGTATCGGAAGTGGGCTACCAGTCGATGGTGAGCGTTGGGCAGGAGTTGAATTACATTCGGTGTTATCTCAAAATCCAGCAGTACCGCTTCGGCGATCAGTTGCACGTGCAGTTACACATAACGGGCGACGAATATGAGCAACAATTGACGATTCCACCCCTGATTCTGATTTCGCTGGTCGAAAATATGTTTAAATACGGCGACATGTTCGACCCAACGTCGCCCGCTGTTATCAGCATTGAGTTAACCGAAGACAGTATCCGATTTACTTCATCGAATCGCAAAAAGGATGTTCCTAATTATACTCAGGGAGGACTTGGACTTACTAATATCGACAAACAGTTAAATTTAATATTCGGAACTAAGTACAGCTTTGAAAAG
It encodes:
- a CDS encoding sensor histidine kinase, translating into MHRLITWLKANRKTLLIHTSVWAIYLLINNLLLFSWSLQRAFIVQMPFTYGLVAILFYTNIYAIIDPCIQRKQYVRLVLYTLLLIGGYVAIRFWLFYTLMPALGIKTIYTKSFIVYDRFIPDSLWLAMQYIMFSYGYWFAMYSIGLEREKRFNEKRIAALQAEKAQSELAFLQAQLNPHFLYNTLNFFFADALMVSPRLADSIMALSQMMRSVSEVGYQSMVSVGQELNYIRCYLKIQQYRFGDQLHVQLHITGDEYEQQLTIPPLILISLVENMFKYGDMFDPTSPAVISIELTEDSIRFTSSNRKKDVPNYTQGGLGLTNIDKQLNLIFGTKYSFEKNEINNIFSAALFIDMANL